A region of Sugiyamaella lignohabitans strain CBS 10342 chromosome A, complete sequence DNA encodes the following proteins:
- the MSP1 gene encoding Msp1p (Mitochondrial protein involved in mitochondrial protein sorting; putative membrane-spanning ATPase; GO_component: GO:0016021 - integral component of membrane [Evidence IEA]; GO_component: GO:0016020 - membrane [Evidence IEA]; GO_component: GO:0005741 - mitochondrial outer membrane [Evidence IEA,IEA]; GO_component: GO:0005741 - mitochondrial outer membrane [Evidence IDA] [PMID 16407407]; GO_component: GO:0005741 - mitochondrial outer membrane [Evidence IDA] [PMID 8226973]; GO_component: GO:0005739 - mitochondrion [Evidence IEA]; GO_component: GO:0005739 - mitochondrion [Evidence IDA] [PMID 16823961]; GO_function: GO:0005524 - ATP binding [Evidence IEA,IEA]; GO_function: GO:0016887 - ATPase activity [Evidence ISS] [PMID 8226973]; GO_function: GO:0017111 - nucleoside-triphosphatase activity [Evidence IEA]; GO_function: GO:0000166 - nucleotide binding [Evidence IEA,IEA]; GO_process: GO:0008152 - metabolic process [Evidence IEA]; GO_process: GO:0006626 - protein targeting to mitochondrion [Evidence IGI] [PMID 8226973]): MSRIKFDPRVLADIAFLIGASASIYYLFSHLMSQIGDGPHSAEAKKKANASLQRLQARHPGLELELDDYEQIIVASVVTPAEIKVQFKDVGGLEDIIDELRESVLYPLTV; this comes from the coding sequence ATGTCTCGAATCAAGTTTGATCCACGAGTACTGGCAGATATAGCATTCCTGATAGGAGCCAGTGCCTCGATATATTATCTGTTCAGCCATTTGATGAGCCAGATAGGAGATGGTCCTCATAGTGCAGAAGCTAAAAAGAAGGCAAATGCGTCATTACAACGACTCCAGGCAAGACACCCAGGACTAGAACTAGAGCTCGATGATTATGAGCAGATAATAGTGGCTTCGGTGGTCACTCCAGCAGAGATAAAAGTCCAGTTTAAGGATGTGGGTGGTCTCGAGGACATCATAGACGAACTCCGTGAGAGTGTTTTGTATCCATTGACGGTGTAA
- the MSP1 gene encoding Msp1p (Mitochondrial protein involved in mitochondrial protein sorting; putative membrane-spanning ATPase; GO_component: GO:0016021 - integral component of membrane [Evidence IEA]; GO_component: GO:0016020 - membrane [Evidence IEA]; GO_component: GO:0005741 - mitochondrial outer membrane [Evidence IEA,IEA]; GO_component: GO:0005741 - mitochondrial outer membrane [Evidence IDA] [PMID 16407407]; GO_component: GO:0005741 - mitochondrial outer membrane [Evidence IDA] [PMID 8226973]; GO_component: GO:0005739 - mitochondrion [Evidence IEA]; GO_component: GO:0005739 - mitochondrion [Evidence IDA] [PMID 16823961]; GO_function: GO:0005524 - ATP binding [Evidence IEA,IEA]; GO_function: GO:0016887 - ATPase activity [Evidence ISS] [PMID 8226973]; GO_function: GO:0017111 - nucleoside-triphosphatase activity [Evidence IEA]; GO_function: GO:0000166 - nucleotide binding [Evidence IEA,IEA]; GO_process: GO:0008152 - metabolic process [Evidence IEA]; GO_process: GO:0006626 - protein targeting to mitochondrion [Evidence IGI] [PMID 8226973]), with protein MLAKALAAESSANFINIKMSTIMDKWFGESNKLVAAIFSLAQKLQPCIIFIDEIDSFLRERQSTDHEITSMLKAEFMTLWDGLTSEGRVLVLGATNRPNDIDSAILRRLPKRFAVPLPQAPERRKILEIMLNGAKLDPGFDLDFVVEQTAGMSGSDIKEACRNAAMVSMREYIRNNFVNGKRVDDDNTEINVRPLRTSDFFNHQASEKPLPMNHIREIS; from the coding sequence ATGCTTGCCAAGGCTCTTGCAGCTGAGAGCTCGGCAaatttcatcaatatcaaaatgtCTACGATCATGGACAAGTGGTTCGGCGAGAGTAACAAGCTAGTAGCGGCGATTTTTTCGCTGGCCCAGAAGCTACAACCATgcattatttttattgacGAGATTGACTCGTTTCTTAGAGAACGGCAGTCTACTGACCATGAGATCACTTCGATGCTTAAAGCCGAGTTTATGACACTCTGGGATGGTCTGACTAGTGAGGGCCGTGTGCTGGTTCTAGGTGCTACTAATAGACCCAATGACATTGATAGTGCTATATTGCGAAGACTGCCAAAACGGTTTGCGgttcctcttcctcaggCACCCGAGCGCCGAAAGATTTTAGAAATCATGTTAAACGGTGCGAAGTTGGATCCAGGGTTTGACTTGGATTTTGTCGTTGAACAGACTGCTGGAATGAGCGGCAGTGATATCAAGGAAGCTTGTAGAAATGCTGCCATGGTGTCGATGAGAGAGTATATTCGTAATAATTTTGTCAATGGAAAAAGGGTGGATGACGACAACACCGAGATTAATGTTAGACCATTGAGGACGAGTGATTTTTTCAATCATCAGGCCTCGGAAAAGCCGTTACCTATGAACCATATTCGCGAGATCTCATAA